In Cupriavidus taiwanensis, the following are encoded in one genomic region:
- the rnk gene encoding nucleoside diphosphate kinase regulator has protein sequence MTATKTQTATLYLTELDVTRLERIASRPGSAQLEDMLDSLLARATIVAPAEIPTDVVTMNTRVVCTLPGEQAPRHWTLVYPDAADFDAGRLSVLSPVGQALLGARAGQTVSYRLPDGREQQVSIAEIAFQPEASGQYTL, from the coding sequence ATGACGGCCACCAAGACCCAGACCGCCACCCTGTACCTGACCGAACTCGACGTCACCCGCCTGGAGCGCATCGCCAGCCGCCCCGGCTCGGCCCAGCTCGAGGACATGCTCGACAGCCTGCTGGCGCGCGCCACCATCGTCGCGCCCGCAGAGATTCCGACCGATGTGGTGACCATGAACACGCGCGTGGTGTGCACGCTGCCGGGCGAGCAGGCGCCGCGCCACTGGACGCTGGTGTATCCCGACGCCGCCGACTTCGACGCGGGCCGGCTGTCGGTGCTGTCGCCGGTGGGGCAGGCGCTGCTGGGCGCGCGCGCCGGCCAGACCGTCAGCTACCGCCTGCCCGATGGCCGCGAGCAGCAAGTGAGCATCGCCGAGATCGCCTTCCAGCCCGAAGCCAGCGGCCAGTACACGCTCTGA
- a CDS encoding Cd(II)/Pb(II)-responsive transcriptional regulator: MRIGELSRSSGCDVETIRYYEREGLLDAPRREANGYRRYDDGHVVQLNFVRHCRSLGMSLSDVRRLREFERNPSQDCDDINTLLDRQIAQIHAQRVALEALEGQLRALRETCRHHQPASACGILQNLQQAAAGAGCECHATNG; the protein is encoded by the coding sequence ATGCGTATCGGCGAACTGTCACGGTCCAGCGGCTGCGATGTCGAGACCATCCGTTATTACGAGCGCGAAGGGCTGCTCGACGCGCCCCGGCGCGAGGCCAATGGTTACCGCCGCTATGACGACGGCCATGTGGTGCAGCTGAACTTCGTGCGCCATTGCCGTTCGCTGGGGATGAGCCTGTCCGACGTCAGGCGGCTGCGCGAGTTCGAGCGCAACCCGTCGCAGGACTGCGACGACATCAACACGCTGCTGGATCGCCAGATCGCGCAGATCCACGCCCAGCGCGTGGCGCTGGAAGCGCTGGAAGGCCAGTTGCGCGCGCTGCGCGAGACCTGCCGCCATCACCAGCCGGCCAGCGCGTGCGGCATCCTGCAGAACCTGCAGCAGGCGGCGGCAGGGGCGGGGTGCGAGTGCCATGCCACCAACGGGTGA